One genomic region from Ornithinicoccus hortensis encodes:
- a CDS encoding HNH endonuclease signature motif containing protein, producing the protein MAGRQAGAAEVTAARQPGGVRFGAVGPDGVMPGGLLVELPPQPDLSGLSRVDVARALEEWADECGGWAPDPWDAISEDLAAEASEAARMWDDLPVDPEFHGQPGEPFPDLTQRATVGVGGTGLPGAPDAPAISSDVLTSASSDVLTSTLTAAGFPAHVVQQLCALAPVLAAGAAGASPATTARPADDGVVAPELRGGSALESPRATDEQLVAAAEATVVVQRWCDALLTGVLSDLAAATGEEFLARERVASADELSPTGRKRWRAKTKSVLANELKVLTGWGIQDCHDRVGFALGSRQATGLPWAALATGEVQWNQVRAWWSTCRDLPPEVAAEIARRTFGADSDRARSVRDERSRSAEGGQARESFGETKDTLARLVAALLGEDPEQARKDRQEAVARRDASAQIEDDGTGEFTVSGRASSIVAALDRVDQIARSVRAAGDHRTLAQLRADIAMSLLVHGSITPATGHPDPPPPDDVGAGSSDAVSTAGSIAAPDEALTAVLAGRPPVNLDVIVPLEVLVNDRSTGVGLIPGGHYLSAEEVRELAIQAGGELHRLVTDPLDGRLVERSIKSYAFDQKMRDQIVAADQVCRAPGCKVAARGCQFDHVMEYGDGVTGGPTSEINGEPLHGVHHQLKTWAAWKAVMDAYRNVTWTTLFGRVYRTRSFDYRTLTHPWTGAPEQSAHAERPDRSWRQVLDGDHDLQDRLVYAALSHRGSGEALAADDDYPDPEYLEFGRGWLHHDAPIQLRHRTRGGKQRHGAPPGQPTPEEVLARADEASRDLGATTTPTGDIPPPF; encoded by the coding sequence GTGGCTGGCCGACAGGCCGGGGCTGCTGAGGTCACTGCGGCGCGGCAGCCCGGTGGCGTCCGCTTCGGCGCCGTGGGGCCCGACGGGGTGATGCCGGGAGGCCTCCTCGTGGAGCTGCCACCCCAGCCCGACCTGTCAGGACTCTCGCGGGTGGATGTCGCACGTGCCCTCGAGGAGTGGGCGGACGAGTGCGGCGGCTGGGCCCCTGACCCGTGGGACGCCATCTCGGAGGACCTCGCTGCGGAAGCCAGCGAAGCGGCGCGGATGTGGGACGACCTGCCCGTCGATCCCGAGTTCCACGGTCAGCCGGGAGAACCCTTCCCGGACCTGACACAGCGCGCGACCGTGGGAGTCGGCGGGACCGGTCTGCCCGGAGCGCCAGATGCTCCGGCCATCTCTTCGGACGTGTTGACCTCGGCCTCTTCCGACGTGTTGACCTCGACGTTGACTGCCGCCGGCTTCCCCGCCCACGTCGTGCAGCAACTCTGCGCCCTGGCCCCGGTGCTGGCCGCGGGCGCAGCCGGAGCCTCACCCGCCACGACCGCCCGGCCGGCCGACGACGGCGTGGTAGCGCCAGAGCTCCGGGGAGGATCGGCGCTCGAGTCCCCGCGGGCCACAGACGAGCAGTTGGTCGCGGCGGCCGAAGCAACCGTGGTCGTGCAGCGCTGGTGCGACGCGCTGCTGACCGGCGTACTCAGCGACCTGGCAGCCGCGACGGGCGAGGAGTTCCTGGCCCGCGAGCGGGTCGCCAGCGCCGACGAACTATCGCCCACGGGCCGCAAACGCTGGCGGGCCAAGACCAAGTCGGTGCTGGCCAACGAGTTGAAGGTGCTGACCGGATGGGGCATCCAGGACTGCCACGACCGGGTCGGCTTCGCCCTCGGTTCGCGCCAGGCCACCGGTCTGCCGTGGGCCGCATTGGCAACCGGCGAGGTGCAGTGGAACCAGGTGCGTGCCTGGTGGTCCACCTGCCGTGACCTGCCGCCGGAGGTCGCGGCCGAGATCGCGCGCCGCACCTTCGGGGCGGACTCGGATCGGGCGCGCTCGGTCCGTGATGAACGATCCCGCAGCGCCGAGGGCGGCCAGGCGCGAGAGTCCTTCGGCGAGACCAAGGACACCTTGGCCCGGTTGGTCGCAGCACTCCTCGGCGAGGATCCCGAGCAGGCACGCAAGGACCGTCAGGAAGCGGTGGCACGGCGCGATGCGAGCGCGCAGATCGAGGACGACGGGACCGGGGAGTTCACGGTGTCCGGACGTGCCTCCTCCATCGTGGCCGCGCTGGACCGCGTCGACCAGATCGCCCGTTCGGTCCGCGCTGCCGGGGACCACAGGACGTTGGCCCAGCTCCGGGCAGACATTGCGATGTCGCTCCTGGTCCACGGGTCCATCACCCCCGCCACCGGACACCCGGACCCTCCTCCCCCGGATGATGTCGGTGCGGGCAGCAGCGATGCTGTGTCCACCGCAGGATCAATCGCCGCCCCGGACGAAGCCCTGACTGCGGTGCTGGCCGGCAGGCCACCGGTGAACCTGGACGTCATCGTCCCTCTCGAGGTCCTCGTGAACGACCGGTCCACCGGGGTGGGCCTGATCCCGGGCGGCCACTACCTCTCCGCCGAAGAGGTCCGCGAACTCGCCATCCAGGCTGGCGGAGAACTGCACCGCCTCGTCACCGACCCGCTGGACGGGCGGCTCGTCGAGCGCTCCATCAAGAGCTATGCCTTCGACCAGAAGATGCGGGACCAGATCGTCGCCGCCGACCAGGTCTGCCGCGCTCCGGGCTGCAAAGTTGCCGCGCGCGGGTGCCAGTTCGACCACGTCATGGAGTACGGCGACGGCGTCACCGGTGGGCCGACCAGCGAGATCAACGGGGAGCCGCTGCATGGCGTCCACCACCAGCTCAAGACATGGGCCGCGTGGAAGGCGGTCATGGACGCGTATCGCAACGTCACGTGGACAACCCTGTTCGGTCGGGTTTACCGCACCCGAAGTTTCGACTACCGCACACTCACCCATCCGTGGACCGGCGCGCCCGAGCAGTCCGCTCACGCCGAACGCCCGGACCGTTCGTGGCGACAGGTCTTGGACGGCGACCATGACCTCCAGGACCGACTCGTCTATGCCGCGCTCAGCCACCGTGGCTCCGGCGAGGCACTCGCCGCGGACGACGACTACCCGGATCCGGAGTACCTCGAGTTCGGGCGCGGCTGGCTCCACCACGACGCACCGATCCAGCTACGCCACCGCACCCGCGGCGGGAAGCAGCGCCATGGTGCCCCTCCGGGTCAACCCACGCCCGAGGAGGTCCTGGCCCGGGCAGACGAAGCCTCGCGGGATCTGGGCGCCACGACGACGCCCACGGGCGACATACCCCCACCCTTCTGA